Proteins encoded within one genomic window of Marasmius oreades isolate 03SP1 chromosome 4, whole genome shotgun sequence:
- a CDS encoding uncharacterized protein (MEROPS:MER0004231), translating into MHFQHVSKQRFFTGVCLLALTSVAFAAENDTQSWSEASWLQIQPSKDLKWIDCYTGLQCARLQVPLNYSDPGGETAAIALTRLPANVSSADSTEYLGPILFNPGGPGGSGVDLIVELGAKLQVILGPRFDLVGFDPRGIHRSTPAISFYESTEERLMWNFTPEIELNRSDTMSIAAFVARAQITGSLAAQRDKNVLAHMNTDHTARDMLSINAAYGRDKIQYWGFSYGSILGATFAAMFPDKIHRLAIDGVMDSDADYYNMRWLGNVLDTDKTLHWFFKACLEEGPEACPFHEPSIEAMENKLNAIYASLIKSPIPVQTSKSYGLADYPALRTVLYNLFYAPAAWPAMAQGLQDLSKGNATILYSIFDQPRFKCSCDTTPFPPAPEALVALTCNDGEVVPSGLEEAERHYNEAVSNFGSWASLFAGFRNSCGGWPRSLPKNQFRGPVTAQNTSVPLLIIGNTADPATPIEGARNVTSKFPGSVLLTQDSPGHASINAPSTCTAMHVREYFVNGTLPPEGTVCPMDGFIFKKAPASKRGETSREAAEILEALKSIASSRVDRRRLPPLHV; encoded by the exons ATGCATTTTCAACACGTCTCAAAGCAACGCTTCTTCACCGGTGTCTGTCTCTTGGCGTTAACATCTGTTGCTTTTGCAGCGGAGAACGACACTCAGTCATGGAGTGAAGCTTCATGGCTTCAA ATTCAGCCTTCCAAGGACCTCAAATGGATAGACTGTTACACTGGACTACAGTGTGCTCGTCTCCAG GTACCATTAAACTACAGCGATCCAGGAGGGGAAACGGCTGCAATAGCCCTAACACGCCTACCGGCCAACGTATCGAGTGCCGACAGTACGGAGTACCTTGGACCCATTCTGTTCAATCCAGGAGGTCCAGGAGGTAGTGGCGTCGATCTCATTGTTGAGCTGGGAGCCAAGTTGCAAGTTATACTTGGACCGCGTTTCGACCTTGTTGGATTTGACCCACGTG GCATACACCGCTCGACTCCTGCGATTTCGTTCTACGAATCAACAGAGGAGCGGTTGATGTGGAATTTTACCCCTGAAATTGAACTCAACCGCTCGGACACCATGAGTATTGCAGCTTTTGTGGCTAGGGCTCAGATTACTGGATCACTTGCGGCTCAGAGGGACAAGAATGTTCTGGCACATATGAATACTGACCACACGGCAAGGGATATGTTGAGTATTAATGCGGCTTACGGGAGGGATAAGATTCAATATTGGGGATTTTC GTACGGATCCATCCTTGGTGCTACATTTGCAGCCATGTTCCCG GATAAAATCCATCGGTTGGCCATAGACGGAGTGATGGACTCTGATGCCGATTATTATAACA TGAGATGGCTAGGCAATGTTCTGGATACCGACAAGACCCTGCACTGGTTCTTCAAAGCATGCCTCGAAGAGGGTCCAGAAGCTTGTCCCTTCCACGAACCGTCTATCGAGGCAATGGAGAACAAACTCAACGCGATTTACGCGTCTCTCATCAAATCCCCGATCCCCGTCCAGACCAGTAAATCATACGGCCTCGCCGACTACCCCGCATTGCGTACGGTGCTTTATAACCTCTTTTATGCACCTGCTGCATGGCCGGCGATGGCGCAAGGTCTCCAAGACTTGAGTAAGGGGAATGCAACGATACTCTACAGTATTTTCGATCAACCTCGGTTCAAATGCTCCTGCGACACTACACCTTTCCCTCCGGCCCCAGAGGCGTTGGTTGCACTCACGTGCAATGATGGGGAGGTTGTTCCGTCAGGCTTGGAGGAAGCCGAGCGACACTATAACGAGGCTGTCTCCAACTTTGGATCCTGGGCGAGTCTCTTTGCCGGTTTTAGGAATTCCTGCGG TGGTTGGCCGAGGTCACTACCGAAGAATCAGTTCCGAG GACCGGTTACTGCTCAGAATACCAGTGTCCCCTTGCTCATCATTGGTAACACCGCAG ATCCCGCTACTCCTATTGAAGG TGCTCGCAACGTTACAAGCAAATTCCCCGGCTCTGTTCTCCTAACCCAAGACTCTCCTGGG CACGCTTCGATAAATGCCCCTTCAACATGCACTGCTATGCATGTTCGCGAGTATTTCGTGAACGGTACTCTACCGCCTGAAGGCACTGTTTGTCCTATGGATGGCTTTATCTTCAAGAAAGCACCCGCCAGTAAGCGTGGTGAGACCTCCCGAGAAGCCGCTGAAATCTTGGAAGCGTTGAAGAGTATTGCTAGCTCCCGAGTTGATAGACGGAGACTTCCGCCGCTTCATGTCTAA